CATGTTCTCGACACGGCTGGACGCCGCCACCCTGGCCGAGGCCCGGCAGTGCGTGGCGATCACCATGGCCGGCATCTATCGCCGGCTGCTCACCCCCACCGCGCTGGAACGCCTGCCCACCCCCGCCAATCGGGCCTACGACCGGGCTCGCGCCCGGCTTCACCACATCGTCGATCAGATCATCGACGAGCCTGGCCGGGATCGCACCGACCACGGGGATTTGCTGTCCATCCTGCTGGCGGCTGGCTCATCGGGCACCGACGGTATGACGCCGCAGGAGATGACCGACCAGGTCGTCTCCTTCTTCATCAGCGGAATCACCAGTGTCGCCAGCGCCCTGGCGTGGACCCTGCACCTGATCACCGACCGTCCGGAGATCGCCGAGCGGCTGCAGGCGGAGTCGGACACGGTGCTGGCCGGGCGGATCGCCACCCATGACGACCTGCCGCGCTTGGACCTGGCCCGCCGGTTCGTCACCGAGACGCTGCGGCTGTATCCACCTGGGTGGATCTTCACCCGGCGGGTGTCCGCCGACACCCACCTCGCCGGCCGTCGGCTGGCTGCCGGCACCGTGCTGGCCTACAGCCCCTACCTGCTGCACCGCCGCCCCGACCTGTTCGCCCACCCCGAACGGTTCGACCCCGACCGCTGGCTGCCCGAGCGCGCCGCGTCCATCGCCCAACATGCCTACGTCCCCTTCGGAGCCGGGCCGCGCAAATGCATCGGCGAGGCTTTCACCCTCGCCCAGGCCACCCTCGTCCTGACCTCCATCACCGCGTGCTGGCACCTGCGCCCCGTTGCCGGGCAGACGGTGCGGCCCGCCCTGCGGGCCACCCTCATCCCCCAGCGGCTGCAGCTGGAAGTCGACTCCCGCCGGACCTGACCACCGCCCCGCCCGCATCCGCACGGGGCAGAGAGCCGAGGCACGATGACGCGCACCCCTGGCTCCGAGCTGCGGCCACGCCTGCGCTCCCGCTACCCGCTGCGGCGCAGCGCCCACTACCACCAGGACCTCGCCGACGGCGTCGACAGGTGGTTCCTGTCCTGGGGTCTGCTGCCCGATCCCCGACAGCAGACCGTCTTCCGGCAGACGAACCACACCTACCTCGCCGCGGTGTGCTGGCCGGCAGCCGACCGCGACACGCTGTATGACCTGGCGCGTCTAGCCGCTGCGCTGATGGCCCGCGATCACCAGATCGACACCGCCCCGCACGACCACGCCCTGGACACCGCGCGGGCCTTCCTCACCGAAGTGCGCACCCAGTACGCCCACCCCGCCGCAGAAGGCACCGATCCGCGCTGGGCCCCCGTTTTCACCGACCTGTGGC
This genomic window from Streptomyces sp. DG2A-72 contains:
- a CDS encoding cytochrome P450; the encoded protein is MTPRYEASARHPRPADGFRSGNAPGRTPVVGHLPQLVRNPWPFLASLPRYGDLVTVMIGPRALHMVCDPDLLHQVLVDDRTFDKGGPLFDKAREVLGDGLPVCPHAQHRRLRRLVQPAFHPTRMPGYSALMGEQITEVIDGWQDGQVIDALSAAHEIATGIATSTMFSTRLDAATLAEARQCVAITMAGIYRRLLTPTALERLPTPANRAYDRARARLHHIVDQIIDEPGRDRTDHGDLLSILLAAGSSGTDGMTPQEMTDQVVSFFISGITSVASALAWTLHLITDRPEIAERLQAESDTVLAGRIATHDDLPRLDLARRFVTETLRLYPPGWIFTRRVSADTHLAGRRLAAGTVLAYSPYLLHRRPDLFAHPERFDPDRWLPERAASIAQHAYVPFGAGPRKCIGEAFTLAQATLVLTSITACWHLRPVAGQTVRPALRATLIPQRLQLEVDSRRT